The Microbacterium sp. KUDC0406 genome includes a window with the following:
- a CDS encoding ATP-dependent 6-phosphofructokinase — MKIGILTSGGDCPGLNAVIRGIVLKGTTAYDLEFVGIRDGWRGVVDGDFFPLTRHEVKGLSKVGGTILGTSRTNPYEGERGGAENIAKTLYGHRIDGIIAIGGEGTLAAADRLAKDGINVIGVPKTIDNDLRATDYSFGFDTAVNIATEAMDRLRTTGDSHQRCMVAEVMGRHVGWIALHAGMAAGAHAILIPEVPQTLEEITALVTSAHDRGRAPLVVVSEGFKLEGMDEAYSDKGLDAFNRPRLGGIGDRLAPEIERITGIETRATILGHIQRGGSPSGFDRVLATRLGLHAADAVVDGAWGQMVAMQGTEIVRVPFEDALGELNTVPRSRYDEAAALFG, encoded by the coding sequence ATGAAGATCGGCATTCTGACCAGCGGTGGCGACTGCCCCGGACTGAACGCAGTCATCCGCGGCATCGTGCTCAAGGGCACCACCGCGTACGACCTCGAGTTCGTCGGCATCCGGGACGGCTGGCGCGGCGTGGTCGACGGCGACTTCTTCCCGCTCACCCGCCATGAGGTCAAGGGTCTGTCCAAGGTGGGCGGCACCATCCTCGGCACCAGCCGCACGAACCCGTACGAGGGGGAGCGCGGGGGCGCGGAGAACATCGCGAAGACCCTGTACGGGCACCGTATCGACGGCATCATCGCGATCGGCGGCGAGGGCACCCTCGCCGCGGCCGACCGCCTCGCCAAGGACGGCATCAACGTCATCGGCGTGCCGAAGACGATCGACAACGACCTGCGCGCCACCGACTACTCCTTCGGCTTCGACACCGCCGTCAACATCGCCACCGAGGCCATGGACCGGCTGCGCACCACCGGTGACTCGCATCAGCGCTGCATGGTCGCCGAGGTCATGGGCCGGCACGTCGGCTGGATCGCCCTGCACGCGGGCATGGCCGCCGGGGCGCACGCCATCCTCATCCCCGAGGTGCCGCAGACCCTCGAGGAGATCACGGCTCTGGTCACGAGCGCGCACGACCGGGGTCGCGCACCGCTCGTCGTGGTCTCGGAGGGCTTCAAGCTGGAGGGCATGGACGAGGCCTACAGCGACAAGGGGCTCGACGCGTTCAACCGCCCACGCCTCGGCGGCATCGGCGACCGGCTCGCACCCGAGATCGAGCGGATCACCGGCATCGAGACCCGCGCGACGATCCTCGGCCACATCCAGCGCGGCGGCTCGCCCTCCGGGTTCGACCGGGTGCTCGCGACCCGGCTCGGCCTGCACGCCGCCGACGCGGTCGTCGACGGCGCCTGGGGGCAGATGGTGGCCATGCAGGGCACTGAGATCGTGCGTGTCCCGTTCGAGGACGCCCTCGGTGAGCTGAACACCGTGCCGCGCAGCCGTTACGACGAGGCCGCGGCGCTGTTCGGCTGA
- a CDS encoding DEAD/DEAH box helicase has product MPTTATAAPRRKKTSRRDDEAPLIPILARKVREIEAKAQRGKLGPTNRVKFQVIAFLVREERARVKADGELSDSARAELLKRLDGVATILAKTAARDTSLIQLLEADQATSPVAKRMRRDWLLESGAELAPEELVITDIAPVKSTVVVPAALAEKQVTPPSVESRQLANPFLAPDLTPRPASTPRRRLDGWELMGPLYKAFESGAGGGTATMELPPVPEYDHISPKGREVMVHQSRFIESVRAGHRSFLLADEPGLGKTAQSVLAASVAESYPLLVVVPNVVKMNWAREVELWTPQRRATVIQGDGADIDAFADVFIVNYEILDRHLSWLSSIGLKGMVVDEAHFIKNLSSQRSQNVLALASRIREREANPLMLALTGTPLINDVEDFDAIWRFLGWTNGEKPEPALMDKLDATGLTPADKSFYAEAREAVISMGIVRRKKKDVAADLPDKLIADLPVQLDDEFGRGIREAERELGERMAAKYRRIVEARAAAHGPSEAGEIDEDIVRLVAHNELEESKAAGTGGDNVFTMVRRIGQAKAQLAADYAAQLQRSVEKVVFFAKHIDVMDQAEAHFAASGIRAVSIRGDQTTPARQAAIDAFNADPEVGIAVCSLTAAGVGVNLQAASNVVLAELSWTAAEQTQAIDRVHRIGQDEPVTAWRIIAAHTIDTKIAELIDQKQGLAGRALDGENIEPGSVESVQLGALMHLLRESLLTA; this is encoded by the coding sequence ATGCCGACCACGGCGACCGCCGCCCCGCGGCGAAAGAAGACGTCCCGTCGCGATGACGAGGCGCCTCTGATCCCGATCCTCGCCCGCAAGGTGCGCGAGATCGAGGCGAAGGCCCAGCGCGGAAAGCTCGGGCCCACCAATCGTGTGAAGTTCCAGGTCATCGCCTTCCTGGTGCGCGAGGAGCGCGCCAGGGTGAAGGCCGACGGCGAGCTGTCCGACTCGGCGCGTGCTGAACTGCTCAAGCGTCTCGACGGCGTGGCGACGATCCTCGCCAAGACCGCTGCGCGCGACACGTCGCTGATCCAGCTGCTCGAGGCCGACCAGGCCACCAGCCCCGTGGCCAAGCGCATGCGGCGCGACTGGCTGCTCGAGTCCGGCGCAGAGCTCGCCCCGGAGGAGCTCGTCATCACCGACATCGCGCCGGTGAAGAGCACGGTGGTCGTGCCCGCCGCTCTCGCCGAGAAGCAGGTGACCCCGCCGTCGGTGGAGTCGCGCCAGCTCGCGAACCCCTTCCTCGCCCCCGATCTCACGCCGCGTCCGGCCTCGACGCCCCGCCGTCGGCTGGACGGCTGGGAGCTGATGGGCCCGCTGTACAAGGCGTTCGAGTCCGGCGCAGGCGGGGGAACGGCCACGATGGAGCTGCCTCCGGTGCCCGAGTACGACCACATCTCGCCCAAGGGCCGCGAGGTCATGGTGCACCAGTCGCGCTTCATCGAGTCGGTGCGCGCCGGGCACCGCAGCTTCCTGCTGGCCGACGAGCCCGGGCTCGGCAAGACCGCGCAGTCGGTGCTGGCGGCATCCGTCGCCGAGTCCTACCCGCTGCTGGTCGTCGTGCCCAACGTCGTGAAGATGAACTGGGCGCGCGAGGTGGAGCTGTGGACCCCGCAGCGCCGAGCCACGGTGATCCAGGGCGACGGCGCCGACATCGACGCGTTCGCCGACGTGTTCATCGTGAACTACGAGATCCTCGACCGGCACCTGTCGTGGCTGAGCTCGATCGGGCTGAAGGGCATGGTCGTCGACGAGGCGCACTTCATCAAGAACCTCTCCTCGCAGCGCTCGCAGAACGTGCTGGCGCTGGCGAGCCGCATCCGCGAGCGCGAGGCCAACCCGCTCATGCTCGCCCTCACCGGAACACCGCTGATCAACGACGTCGAGGACTTCGACGCGATCTGGCGCTTCCTGGGCTGGACCAACGGCGAGAAGCCGGAGCCGGCGCTGATGGACAAGCTGGACGCCACCGGCCTGACCCCCGCAGACAAGTCGTTCTATGCCGAGGCGCGCGAGGCCGTCATCTCGATGGGCATCGTGCGACGCAAGAAGAAGGACGTCGCAGCCGACCTGCCCGACAAGCTCATCGCGGATCTGCCCGTGCAGCTGGATGACGAGTTCGGCCGGGGAATCCGCGAGGCGGAGCGCGAGCTGGGCGAGCGCATGGCGGCGAAGTACCGTCGCATCGTCGAGGCCCGCGCGGCAGCACACGGCCCGTCCGAGGCCGGCGAGATCGACGAGGACATCGTGCGCCTGGTCGCGCACAACGAGCTCGAGGAGTCCAAGGCCGCCGGCACCGGGGGAGACAACGTCTTCACGATGGTGCGCCGCATCGGCCAGGCCAAGGCCCAGCTCGCCGCCGACTACGCCGCGCAGCTGCAGCGCTCGGTCGAGAAGGTCGTGTTCTTCGCGAAGCACATCGATGTCATGGACCAGGCCGAGGCGCACTTCGCCGCATCCGGCATCAGAGCGGTGTCCATCCGCGGCGACCAGACCACCCCGGCGCGTCAGGCGGCGATCGACGCGTTCAACGCCGACCCCGAGGTCGGGATCGCGGTGTGCTCGCTCACTGCGGCCGGCGTCGGTGTGAACCTGCAGGCCGCGTCGAACGTCGTGCTCGCCGAGCTCAGCTGGACCGCTGCCGAGCAGACGCAGGCGATCGACCGCGTGCACCGCATCGGCCAGGACGAGCCGGTCACCGCATGGCGCATCATCGCCGCGCACACGATCGACACCAAGATCGCCGAGCTCATCGATCAGAAGCAGGGACTGGCCGGTCGTGCGCTGGACGGCGAGAACATCGAGCCGGGAAGCGTGGAGTCGGTGCAGCTCGGTGCGCTCATGCACCTGCTGCGGGAGTCTCTGCTGACGGCCTGA